In the Clostridium sporogenes genome, one interval contains:
- a CDS encoding response regulator gives MINYGDIHALNLFVGELNNISIFILDKDFHYIKLNNSHKRFMEKLLGIDVEVGMNILEIIEEYCPKNISCNLISRIKEKMKVALNGNKIVTSEEVLINGSKVEFYEIEIIPIKDECNNILGVGACCLNITENVNAMIEALKTKLDLPNKYNLKNNELMNYKNSKKKIFKILIAEDNNVNQIVMSKLIELKGWIAKTVSNGKDSIVALQKDSYDLIFMDISMPIMNGVDAAKIIKKNPKWSKIPIVALTAYDSLEQKKKFKALGMDDYLSKPIDSDKLQRIIDKYLNNDKKIKNNKLNLNKEEINNKFERLEKNLDGNKELVIELGYKIIELFSKKQMNEIIRLSQEKDIENLRNLLHKLKGASSNFHLHEVKKLLNEIKERAILGDIDNVYKIVEKITANISQLEKDLMDYGKNK, from the coding sequence ATGATAAATTACGGCGATATACACGCTTTGAATTTATTTGTAGGGGAATTAAATAATATTTCCATATTTATTTTGGATAAAGATTTTCATTACATAAAGTTAAATAATAGCCATAAGAGATTTATGGAAAAATTATTAGGCATTGATGTAGAAGTTGGCATGAATATATTAGAAATAATTGAAGAATATTGTCCCAAAAATATTAGTTGTAATTTAATATCAAGAATAAAAGAAAAAATGAAGGTTGCATTAAATGGAAATAAGATTGTAACAAGTGAGGAAGTTTTAATTAATGGTAGCAAAGTAGAATTTTACGAAATAGAAATAATTCCTATAAAGGATGAATGCAATAATATATTAGGAGTAGGTGCTTGTTGTCTAAATATAACGGAAAATGTCAATGCAATGATAGAAGCATTAAAAACTAAATTAGATTTACCAAATAAATATAACTTAAAAAATAATGAATTAATGAATTATAAAAATAGTAAGAAAAAGATATTTAAAATATTAATAGCAGAAGATAATAATGTAAATCAGATAGTAATGAGCAAATTAATTGAATTAAAGGGATGGATAGCGAAGACGGTTTCTAATGGGAAAGATTCCATAGTAGCTTTACAGAAAGATAGTTATGATTTAATTTTCATGGATATATCTATGCCTATAATGAATGGAGTAGATGCAGCAAAAATAATTAAAAAGAATCCTAAGTGGAGTAAAATACCAATAGTAGCATTAACAGCATATGATTCTTTAGAACAAAAGAAAAAATTTAAGGCATTAGGTATGGATGACTATTTAAGTAAACCTATAGATTCAGATAAATTACAACGTATAATAGATAAATATTTAAATAATGATAAAAAAATAAAAAATAATAAACTAAATTTAAATAAAGAAGAAATAAATAATAAATTTGAAAGATTAGAAAAAAATTTAGATGGTAATAAGGAATTAGTAATAGAATTAGGGTATAAGATAATAGAATTGTTTTCAAAAAAACAAATGAATGAAATTATAAGATTATCGCAAGAAAAGGATATAGAAAATTTAAGAAATTTATTACATAAATTAAAGGGGGCTTCTTCAAATTTTCATTTACATGAGGTAAAAAAACTATTAAATGAAATTAAAGAAAGAGCTATATTAGGCGATATTGACAATGTTTACAAAATAGTGGAAAAGATAACAGCGAATATTAGTCAATTGGAGAAAGATTTGATGGATTATGGCAAAAATAAATAA
- a CDS encoding HD domain-containing protein encodes MYKLSNLSTNSLKISKDEKLDLEVFLHSKRVASYVKKIAEVMNLSSKQSNNLVLLALNHDIGKARIPSSILNKKGELSCSEFEIVKEHTQFGADILGEYGYCLEICNIVKFHHENFDGSGYYGLEGKSIPMAARILRIADVYEALTSDRCYRKAYTREAALEIMQKEKNIYDPKILELFIKSIYKNYLNLQLCI; translated from the coding sequence ATGTATAAATTAAGTAATTTATCAACAAATTCTTTAAAAATATCAAAGGATGAAAAATTAGATTTAGAAGTATTTTTACATAGTAAGAGAGTTGCCAGTTATGTAAAAAAGATAGCAGAAGTTATGAACCTTAGTTCAAAACAGAGCAATAATTTAGTTTTATTAGCGCTAAATCACGATATAGGAAAAGCCAGAATACCCTCTAGTATATTAAACAAAAAAGGTGAATTAAGTTGTAGCGAATTTGAAATTGTAAAAGAACATACTCAGTTTGGTGCAGATATATTAGGGGAATATGGATATTGCTTAGAGATTTGCAATATTGTAAAATTTCATCATGAAAATTTTGATGGTAGTGGTTATTATGGATTAGAAGGTAAATCAATTCCTATGGCAGCAAGAATACTTCGTATAGCAGATGTATATGAAGCTTTAACTTCAGATAGGTGCTACAGAAAGGCCTACACAAGGGAAGCTGCTTTAGAAATTATGCAAAAAGAAAAAAATATATATGATCCTAAAATATTAGAATTATTTATTAAAAGTATATATAAAAATTATTTAAATTTACAGTTATGTATATAA